A stretch of Brassica napus cultivar Da-Ae chromosome C6, Da-Ae, whole genome shotgun sequence DNA encodes these proteins:
- the LOC106393193 gene encoding uncharacterized protein LOC106393193 — protein sequence MKQDEVDGDDYDADNINSEKESREKSAKSLVVELVKTGDLFLNKTVLKARFELCAMKHNFHYTVTNSNKSVWCIRCADKVCFWGARAECLKGSTYFIIKKYVGVHSCAPSSKTSAGKTASAKTIGGLIMHKYEGIKEGPKAKDIVQIMRSDYGCEISDSLAWDSREYAVNAVRGIPEESYGKIPKYLHMLREANPVFGQSIRGFSKVMRRVIVVDGTFLKSKFKGVLLVATAIDGNSNLYPIAFGIVDSENEQSWEWFMRQLKVVVADDNGLAFISDRQVSISEGTGESVSAIEICTAIGNYLMEADVKKWARCQFHGYMYDTRTNNHAESINYVLRSPREFPVIPLLDSIREMLTRWFFKRKKLISKHTHRLTIDVEEKIDRRIEKEKTFGVYPVTDSQLLVKGDTIDCFVDLDKQTCSCGKYDLLKIPCRHAIKAGFFVGREPYTLTDFLYTTGAWREAYQESINPISVHEDEWSVPQVVENSEVLPSETRRSLGRNRKRRYETVEDKIRSSQGSQGGQLRKCSRCGFGGNNRATCKMPI from the exons atgAAGCAAGACGAGGTTGATGGAGATGATTATGATGCTGACAACATCAACTCTGAAAAAGAAAGCAGAGAAAAATCGGCAAAGAGTCTGGTGGTCGAATTGGTTAAGACGGGAGATCTTTTCCTCAACAAAACAGTTTTGAAAGCGAGGTTTGAGTTATGTGCAATGAAGCATAACTTTCACTACACAGTTACCAACTCCAATAAATCAGTTTGGTGTATTAGATGTGCTGATAAGGTGTGCTTTTGGGGTGCTCGAGCAGAGTGTTTGAAAGGCtccacatattttattattaagaagTATGTCGGTGTACATTCCTGCGCACCTTCAAGCAAAACCAGTGCCGGAAAGACAGCTTCAGCGAAAACGATAGGCGGTCTGATCATGCATAAATATGAAGGTATCAAGGAAGGGCCTAAAGCGAAAGATATTGTTCAGATTATGCGTAGTGATTATGGATGTGAGATCTCTGATTCTTTAGCATGGGATTCCCGTGAATATGCAGTCAACGCTGTTAGAGGTATTCCAGAGGAAAGTTATGGGAAAATACCAAAATACTTGCACATGCTGCGAGAGGCCAATCCGG TGTTTGGTCAATCGATCAGAGGCTTTAGCAAAGTCATGAGGCGTGTCATTGTTGTCGATGGAACATTCTTGAAGAGTAAATTCAAAGGGGTGCTACTGGTTGCAACTGCTATAGAtggaaattcaaatttatatcctATTGCATTTGGGATAGTAGATTCTGAGAATGAACagtcttgggaatggtttatgaGACAATTAAAAGTTGTTGTTGCTGATGATAATGGTTTGGCTTTTATTTCGGATAGACAAGTGTCAATAAGCGAAGGCACTGGAGAAAGTGTATCCGCTATCGAGATATG TACAGCAATTGGAAATTATCTTATGGAAGCGGATGTCAAAAAGTGGGCTAGATGTCAATTTCATGGATACATGTATGACACTAGGACAAACAATCATGCAGAGTCGATAAATTATGTGTTACGTTCGCCGAGAGAGTTTCCCGTAATTCCTTTGTTGGACAGTATTAGAGAAATGCTGACACGCTGGTTTTTTAAGCGTAAGAAGTTGATTTCAAAGCACACCCATCGTTTGACCATAGATGTGGAGGAAAAGATCGATAGGAGAATcgaaaaggagaaaactttcGGAGTTTACCCTGTAACCGATAGCCAACTGCTTGTTAAAGGCGATACAATTGACTGCTTTGTTGATTTGGACAAACAGACTTGTTCTTGTGGGAAGTACGACCTCTTGAAGATCCCTTGTAGACATGCAATAAAAGCCGGTTTCTTTGTTGGTAGAGAACCATATACATTGACTGATTTTTTGTATACCACGGGAGCTTGGAGAGAAGCTTATCAAGAAAGCATAAATCCCATTTCAGTTCACGAAGATGAATGGTCCGTCCCACAAGTTGTGGAAAATTCTGAAGTGCTACCTTCTGAGACAAGAAGATCTCTTGGAAGAAATAGAAAACGCAGATATGAAACTGTTGAAGACAAAATCCGATCATCACAAGGATCACAGGGGGGTCAGCTTCGCAAGTGCAGTAGATGCGGTTTTGGTGGTAATAATAGAGCAACTTGCAAGATGCCAATATAG
- the LOC125588521 gene encoding uncharacterized protein LOC125588521, with product MEAVPALGEICGTKFSKNFTGPLCGNWRGCAKCSYEDIIGVENLFPEKGILHSFMESHIDGVVLLATDFVQKDEKKDERVDRILDMINRKHDWENHVWGVKQATSSEFEEATSSEFERKHADRGTESRKKNVLCQLAASSKGNIDTNMKKFLEGLVQASFTTFREQFCQQFSDRLEKIETEVTQLRTASERTEQFETVVTDKLGKIEAEVTQLRTTLVVTELVGKSDQASGPSMTKVNTGPSMTD from the exons ATGGAAGCTGTTCCTGCTTTAGGAGAGATTTGTGGCACAAAATTCAGCAAAAATTTTACAGGTCCTCTGTGTGGTAATTGGAGAGGATGTGCAAAATGTTCTTATGAAGATATCATTGGCGTTGAAAACTTATTCCCAGAAAAG GGGATTTTGCATTCATTCATGGAATCCCACATAGATGGAGTGGTCCTTTTGGCAACTGATTTTGTACAGAAGgatgagaagaaagatgaaagaGTGGATCGCATTTTGGATATGATCAATAGAAAACATGATTGGGAAAATCATGTTTGGGGAGTAAAACAAGCTACGAGCTCTGAATTTGAGGAAGCTACGAGCTCCGAATTTGAG AGAAAACATGCGGACCGAGGAACAGAGTCAAGGAAGAAGAATGTCTTGTGCCAGCTAGCTGCTTCATCAAAAGGGAATATTgacacaaatatgaaaaaattctTGGAGGGTCTGGTACAAGCTTCTTTTACTACTTTTAGGGAGCAATTCTGTCAGCAGTTCTCGGACAGGTTGGAGAAGATTGAGACTGAGGTTACACAACTCAGGACAGCTTCGGAGAGAACTGAGCAGTTTGAGACAGTTGTAACCGACAAGTTGGGGAAAATTGAGGCTGAGGTTACACAGCTCAGGACAACTTTAGTGGTGACTGAATTGGTGGGAAAGAGTGATCAAGCAAGCGGTCCTAGCATGACCAAAGTCAACACTGGTCCTAGCATGACCGATTAG